One Poecilia reticulata strain Guanapo linkage group LG19, Guppy_female_1.0+MT, whole genome shotgun sequence genomic window carries:
- the amz2 gene encoding archaemetzincin-2 isoform X1, translating to MMNVVQHSEEKLRSALVSKLPAVAKLYSDYTEGERRLLEEGLHPGKRGSLFQPITLHSDSDWIVAHPEEPQDFEAFYRDPHRKTPDAGHSTIYIQTIGSFGDVGLQTDRYVEWLRDYCQAFFCGLSVKLLPAVGVSETGCSFRVNSSSHNLQILTGDLLQFLGKRKPKDAFCIVGITMIDLYPKDSWNFVFGQASLSEGMGVFSFARYDDHFYSRNYAGRLKKKLQPRQGDYSVFQGYYTPPITSTLLLRSCKTITHETGHMFGIKHCQWMNCVMQGSNHLEESDRRPLDFCPICLHKLQVAVGFKIADRYKMTLFHPTLTTSPDVSATRLYCSGWKMMRVSCQKQRGQLLTTLLSIFTNQPKPSINPGCGSAAV from the exons ATG ATGAACGTGGTCCAGCATTCTGAGGAGAAACTCCGCTCAGCTTTGGTGTCTAAATTACCTGCTGTGGCTAAATTATACAGCGACTACACAGAAGGAGAAAGGCGTCTTCTGGAGGAAGGACTGCACCCTGGGAAGCGAGGATCTCTCTTCCAGCCCATCACTCTTCACTCTGACTCGGACTGGATCGTTGCTCATCCTGAGGAACCTCAAGACTTTGAGGCTTTCTATAGAGACCCTCACCGCAAGACGCCTGACGCAGGCCACAGCACTATTTACATACAAACTATAG GCTCTTTTGGAGACGTGGGACTCCAGACAGACCGGTACGTTGAATGGCTCAGAGATTACTGCCAGGCCTTTTTCTGTGGGCTTTCTGTTAAGTTGCTTCCAGCTGTTGGTGTGTCTGAAACAGGATGCTCCTTTAGGGTGAACAGCAGCTCACACAACCTGCAGATTCTCACAG GTGACTTGTTACAGTTTCTGgggaaaagaaaaccaaaagatgCTTTCTGCATAGTTGGAATCACGATGATTGACCTCTACCCAAAAGACTCCTGGAACTTTGTGTTTGGTCAGGCTTCTCTCAGTGAGG GGATGGGTGTGTTCAGCTTTGCCAGATATGACGACCACTTTTACTCCAGAAATTATGCTGGGAGGCTGAAGAAGAAGCTTCAGCCGAGGCAGGGAGATTACTCTGTGTTCCAGGGATACTACACTCCACCCATCACCAGCACTCTACTGCTTCGATCCTGCAAG ACCATTACCCATGAGACTGGACACATGTTTGGAATAAAGCACTGCCAGTGGATGAACTGTGTCATGCAGGGATCAAACCACTTGGAGGAGTCTGATCGTAGACCACTGGACTTCTGTCCCATCTGCCTTCACAAGCTTCAGGTTGCAGTTGGATTTAAAATTGCTGACAGATACAAG ATGACACTTTTTCACCCAACTCTGACCACCTCACCTgacgtttcagcaacaag GCTTTACTGCAGTGGATGGAAGATGATGAGAGTCAGCTGTCAGAAGCAGAGGGGGCAGCTGCTCACCACTCTGCTATCCATTTTCACAAACCAACCGAAGCCTTCAATAAATCCCGGCTGTGGCTCCGCAGCTGTTTGA
- the amz2 gene encoding archaemetzincin-2 isoform X2, which translates to MNVVQHSEEKLRSALVSKLPAVAKLYSDYTEGERRLLEEGLHPGKRGSLFQPITLHSDSDWIVAHPEEPQDFEAFYRDPHRKTPDAGHSTIYIQTIGSFGDVGLQTDRYVEWLRDYCQAFFCGLSVKLLPAVGVSETGCSFRVNSSSHNLQILTGDLLQFLGKRKPKDAFCIVGITMIDLYPKDSWNFVFGQASLSEGMGVFSFARYDDHFYSRNYAGRLKKKLQPRQGDYSVFQGYYTPPITSTLLLRSCKTITHETGHMFGIKHCQWMNCVMQGSNHLEESDRRPLDFCPICLHKLQVAVGFKIADRYKMTLFHPTLTTSPDVSATRLYCSGWKMMRVSCQKQRGQLLTTLLSIFTNQPKPSINPGCGSAAV; encoded by the exons ATGAACGTGGTCCAGCATTCTGAGGAGAAACTCCGCTCAGCTTTGGTGTCTAAATTACCTGCTGTGGCTAAATTATACAGCGACTACACAGAAGGAGAAAGGCGTCTTCTGGAGGAAGGACTGCACCCTGGGAAGCGAGGATCTCTCTTCCAGCCCATCACTCTTCACTCTGACTCGGACTGGATCGTTGCTCATCCTGAGGAACCTCAAGACTTTGAGGCTTTCTATAGAGACCCTCACCGCAAGACGCCTGACGCAGGCCACAGCACTATTTACATACAAACTATAG GCTCTTTTGGAGACGTGGGACTCCAGACAGACCGGTACGTTGAATGGCTCAGAGATTACTGCCAGGCCTTTTTCTGTGGGCTTTCTGTTAAGTTGCTTCCAGCTGTTGGTGTGTCTGAAACAGGATGCTCCTTTAGGGTGAACAGCAGCTCACACAACCTGCAGATTCTCACAG GTGACTTGTTACAGTTTCTGgggaaaagaaaaccaaaagatgCTTTCTGCATAGTTGGAATCACGATGATTGACCTCTACCCAAAAGACTCCTGGAACTTTGTGTTTGGTCAGGCTTCTCTCAGTGAGG GGATGGGTGTGTTCAGCTTTGCCAGATATGACGACCACTTTTACTCCAGAAATTATGCTGGGAGGCTGAAGAAGAAGCTTCAGCCGAGGCAGGGAGATTACTCTGTGTTCCAGGGATACTACACTCCACCCATCACCAGCACTCTACTGCTTCGATCCTGCAAG ACCATTACCCATGAGACTGGACACATGTTTGGAATAAAGCACTGCCAGTGGATGAACTGTGTCATGCAGGGATCAAACCACTTGGAGGAGTCTGATCGTAGACCACTGGACTTCTGTCCCATCTGCCTTCACAAGCTTCAGGTTGCAGTTGGATTTAAAATTGCTGACAGATACAAG ATGACACTTTTTCACCCAACTCTGACCACCTCACCTgacgtttcagcaacaag GCTTTACTGCAGTGGATGGAAGATGATGAGAGTCAGCTGTCAGAAGCAGAGGGGGCAGCTGCTCACCACTCTGCTATCCATTTTCACAAACCAACCGAAGCCTTCAATAAATCCCGGCTGTGGCTCCGCAGCTGTTTGA
- the LOC103481962 gene encoding protein FAM104A — protein MLTGNRKRHRSGDSAEDQQLNPQAKRSGGGPCLLVSDLDSESSSSDSSNGTSSPERAAEASAGPSTRHQKNCCRPEREDSAGSWQRRLHGHGQSASYDHINRILREAHFSSLQTRGWLGST, from the exons ATGCTGACTGGTAACAG GAAGCGACACCGTAGCGGTGACAGCGCTGAAGACCAGCAGCTGAACCCTCAGGCCAAGAGGTCAGGAGGGGGTCCCTGCCTGCTGGTGTCGGACCTGGACTCGGAG TCCTCCAGCAGCGACAGCAGCAACGGAACCAGCAGTCCAGAAAGGGCAGCTGAGGCCAGCGCCGGGCCGAGCACGCGCCACCAGAAGAACTGCTGCAGACCGGAGCGCGAAGACTCGGCTGGCTCCTGGCAGCGCCGTCTCCATGGACACGGGCAGAGCGCCTCCTACGACCACATCAACAGAATCCTGCGGGAGGCGCACTTCAGCAGCCTGCAGACCAGAGGGTGGCTGGGCTCgacgtga
- the amz2 gene encoding archaemetzincin-2 isoform X5 — translation MMNVVQHSEEKLRSALVSKLPAVAKLYSDYTEGERRLLEEGLHPGKRGSLFQPITLHSDSDWIVAHPEEPQDFEAFYRDPHRKTPDAGHSTIYIQTIGSFGDVGLQTDRYVEWLRDYCQAFFCGLSVKLLPAVGVSETGCSFRVNSSSHNLQILTGDLLQFLGKRKPKDAFCIVGITMIDLYPKDSWNFVFGQASLSEGMGVFSFARYDDHFYSRNYAGRLKKKLQPRQGDYSVFQGYYTPPITSTLLLRSCKTITHETGHMFGIKHCQWMNCVMQGSNHLEESDRRPLDFCPICLHKLQVAVGFKIADRYKINVLMAEKQLSIPGKPFIQWLC, via the exons ATG ATGAACGTGGTCCAGCATTCTGAGGAGAAACTCCGCTCAGCTTTGGTGTCTAAATTACCTGCTGTGGCTAAATTATACAGCGACTACACAGAAGGAGAAAGGCGTCTTCTGGAGGAAGGACTGCACCCTGGGAAGCGAGGATCTCTCTTCCAGCCCATCACTCTTCACTCTGACTCGGACTGGATCGTTGCTCATCCTGAGGAACCTCAAGACTTTGAGGCTTTCTATAGAGACCCTCACCGCAAGACGCCTGACGCAGGCCACAGCACTATTTACATACAAACTATAG GCTCTTTTGGAGACGTGGGACTCCAGACAGACCGGTACGTTGAATGGCTCAGAGATTACTGCCAGGCCTTTTTCTGTGGGCTTTCTGTTAAGTTGCTTCCAGCTGTTGGTGTGTCTGAAACAGGATGCTCCTTTAGGGTGAACAGCAGCTCACACAACCTGCAGATTCTCACAG GTGACTTGTTACAGTTTCTGgggaaaagaaaaccaaaagatgCTTTCTGCATAGTTGGAATCACGATGATTGACCTCTACCCAAAAGACTCCTGGAACTTTGTGTTTGGTCAGGCTTCTCTCAGTGAGG GGATGGGTGTGTTCAGCTTTGCCAGATATGACGACCACTTTTACTCCAGAAATTATGCTGGGAGGCTGAAGAAGAAGCTTCAGCCGAGGCAGGGAGATTACTCTGTGTTCCAGGGATACTACACTCCACCCATCACCAGCACTCTACTGCTTCGATCCTGCAAG ACCATTACCCATGAGACTGGACACATGTTTGGAATAAAGCACTGCCAGTGGATGAACTGTGTCATGCAGGGATCAAACCACTTGGAGGAGTCTGATCGTAGACCACTGGACTTCTGTCCCATCTGCCTTCACAAGCTTCAGGTTGCAGTTGGATTTAAAATTGCTGACAGATACAAG atcaatgtgctaatggcagagaagcAACTCAGCAttccaggaaaaccgtttatccagTGGCTATgttaa
- the amz2 gene encoding archaemetzincin-2 isoform X4, producing the protein MMNVVQHSEEKLRSALVSKLPAVAKLYSDYTEGERRLLEEGLHPGKRGSLFQPITLHSDSDWIVAHPEEPQDFEAFYRDPHRKTPDAGHSTIYIQTIGSFGDVGLQTDRVNSSSHNLQILTGDLLQFLGKRKPKDAFCIVGITMIDLYPKDSWNFVFGQASLSEGMGVFSFARYDDHFYSRNYAGRLKKKLQPRQGDYSVFQGYYTPPITSTLLLRSCKTITHETGHMFGIKHCQWMNCVMQGSNHLEESDRRPLDFCPICLHKLQVAVGFKIADRYKMTLFHPTLTTSPDVSATRLYCSGWKMMRVSCQKQRGQLLTTLLSIFTNQPKPSINPGCGSAAV; encoded by the exons ATG ATGAACGTGGTCCAGCATTCTGAGGAGAAACTCCGCTCAGCTTTGGTGTCTAAATTACCTGCTGTGGCTAAATTATACAGCGACTACACAGAAGGAGAAAGGCGTCTTCTGGAGGAAGGACTGCACCCTGGGAAGCGAGGATCTCTCTTCCAGCCCATCACTCTTCACTCTGACTCGGACTGGATCGTTGCTCATCCTGAGGAACCTCAAGACTTTGAGGCTTTCTATAGAGACCCTCACCGCAAGACGCCTGACGCAGGCCACAGCACTATTTACATACAAACTATAG GCTCTTTTGGAGACGTGGGACTCCAGACAGACCG GGTGAACAGCAGCTCACACAACCTGCAGATTCTCACAG GTGACTTGTTACAGTTTCTGgggaaaagaaaaccaaaagatgCTTTCTGCATAGTTGGAATCACGATGATTGACCTCTACCCAAAAGACTCCTGGAACTTTGTGTTTGGTCAGGCTTCTCTCAGTGAGG GGATGGGTGTGTTCAGCTTTGCCAGATATGACGACCACTTTTACTCCAGAAATTATGCTGGGAGGCTGAAGAAGAAGCTTCAGCCGAGGCAGGGAGATTACTCTGTGTTCCAGGGATACTACACTCCACCCATCACCAGCACTCTACTGCTTCGATCCTGCAAG ACCATTACCCATGAGACTGGACACATGTTTGGAATAAAGCACTGCCAGTGGATGAACTGTGTCATGCAGGGATCAAACCACTTGGAGGAGTCTGATCGTAGACCACTGGACTTCTGTCCCATCTGCCTTCACAAGCTTCAGGTTGCAGTTGGATTTAAAATTGCTGACAGATACAAG ATGACACTTTTTCACCCAACTCTGACCACCTCACCTgacgtttcagcaacaag GCTTTACTGCAGTGGATGGAAGATGATGAGAGTCAGCTGTCAGAAGCAGAGGGGGCAGCTGCTCACCACTCTGCTATCCATTTTCACAAACCAACCGAAGCCTTCAATAAATCCCGGCTGTGGCTCCGCAGCTGTTTGA
- the amz2 gene encoding archaemetzincin-2 isoform X3 encodes MMNVVQHSEEKLRSALVSKLPAVAKLYSDYTEGERRLLEEGLHPGKRGSLFQPITLHSDSDWIVAHPEEPQDFEAFYRDPHRKTPDAGHSTIYIQTIGSFGDVGLQTDRYVEWLRDYCQAFFCGLSVKLLPAVGVSETGCSFRVNSSSHNLQILTGDLLQFLGKRKPKDAFCIVGITMIDLYPKDSWNFVFGQASLSEGMGVFSFARYDDHFYSRNYAGRLKKKLQPRQGDYSVFQGYYTPPITSTLLLRSCKTITHETGHMFGIKHCQWMNCVMQGSNHLEESDRRPLDFCPICLHKLQVAVGFKIADRYKALLQWMEDDESQLSEAEGAAAHHSAIHFHKPTEAFNKSRLWLRSCLNKLEIS; translated from the exons ATG ATGAACGTGGTCCAGCATTCTGAGGAGAAACTCCGCTCAGCTTTGGTGTCTAAATTACCTGCTGTGGCTAAATTATACAGCGACTACACAGAAGGAGAAAGGCGTCTTCTGGAGGAAGGACTGCACCCTGGGAAGCGAGGATCTCTCTTCCAGCCCATCACTCTTCACTCTGACTCGGACTGGATCGTTGCTCATCCTGAGGAACCTCAAGACTTTGAGGCTTTCTATAGAGACCCTCACCGCAAGACGCCTGACGCAGGCCACAGCACTATTTACATACAAACTATAG GCTCTTTTGGAGACGTGGGACTCCAGACAGACCGGTACGTTGAATGGCTCAGAGATTACTGCCAGGCCTTTTTCTGTGGGCTTTCTGTTAAGTTGCTTCCAGCTGTTGGTGTGTCTGAAACAGGATGCTCCTTTAGGGTGAACAGCAGCTCACACAACCTGCAGATTCTCACAG GTGACTTGTTACAGTTTCTGgggaaaagaaaaccaaaagatgCTTTCTGCATAGTTGGAATCACGATGATTGACCTCTACCCAAAAGACTCCTGGAACTTTGTGTTTGGTCAGGCTTCTCTCAGTGAGG GGATGGGTGTGTTCAGCTTTGCCAGATATGACGACCACTTTTACTCCAGAAATTATGCTGGGAGGCTGAAGAAGAAGCTTCAGCCGAGGCAGGGAGATTACTCTGTGTTCCAGGGATACTACACTCCACCCATCACCAGCACTCTACTGCTTCGATCCTGCAAG ACCATTACCCATGAGACTGGACACATGTTTGGAATAAAGCACTGCCAGTGGATGAACTGTGTCATGCAGGGATCAAACCACTTGGAGGAGTCTGATCGTAGACCACTGGACTTCTGTCCCATCTGCCTTCACAAGCTTCAGGTTGCAGTTGGATTTAAAATTGCTGACAGATACAAG GCTTTACTGCAGTGGATGGAAGATGATGAGAGTCAGCTGTCAGAAGCAGAGGGGGCAGCTGCTCACCACTCTGCTATCCATTTTCACAAACCAACCGAAGCCTTCAATAAATCCCGGCTGTGGCTCCGCAGCTGTTTGAACAAACTGGAAATAAGTTAG
- the LOC103481958 gene encoding monocarboxylate transporter 7 isoform X2, with product MGLCRAKVTQFLGAKQYSKAPDGGWGWVVAVVFFLVEMFTYGIIKSFGIFLQDMMEEFGETNSRVSWIISICVFVMTFNSPLSSVMMNRFGFQFVVMIGGLLISTGTITTSFTSSLNQIYITYGLVTGLGYCLTFLPTVTILSMYFSRRRSLVTALASTGESLAMSALAPGFSVLRDKIGWRRTMAVIGALQSIIIVCGALLRPIIIKPRLSQSQNIETSSPKELEALKTQENIDSLVLENFETTNGVLSLKDTCTPEENTSLDKETKLETAPNSLEKNKEPETEIHNKDDEKTMDQGEERNSGCTKQSAANSRLLDFSILKDCSFVLYSLFGLFATLGFFAPSLYIIELSVSRGMEREQATYMLSIMAVAEIFGRFVIGWVLSQNVFRTRKLQVLLVCVIMMTVDLVGFTLVTNFYTLALCCIVYGFFMGTLACTHIPMLAEDEVVGVERMSSAAGVYVFIQSFAGLAGPPLGGVLVDVTKNYGAAFYSCAVGMGLSAVFLGFVRPAKKGLPCRRRSPKCSAVEHERNPGYKEVSGEEKPDQTHTAHDDCSEIEDKRDVSQEGVKEVTTQY from the exons ATGGGACTGTGCAGAGCTAAAGTAACCCAGTTCCTGGGGGCCAAACAGTACTCCAAGGCCCCTGACGGAGGATGGGGGTGGGTGGTGGCTGTGGTGTTCTTCCTGGTGGAGATGTTCACATATGGCATCATTAAGAGCTTTGGGATCTTCCTCCAGGACATGATGGAGGAGTTTGGCGAGACCAACAGTCGGGTCTCATGGATCATTTCCATCTGTGTGTTCGTCATGACCTTTAATA GTCCTCTCTCCTCAGTGATGATGAACCGCTTCGGCTTCCAGTTTGTTGTTATGATTGGAGGATTACTTATATCCACTGGCACCATTACAACCAGCTTTACCAGTTCACTCAATCAGATATACATCACCTATGGATTAGTGACAG GTCTGGGCTACTGCCTGACGTTCCTGCCCACTGTGACCATCCTGTCGATGTACTTCAGCCGTCGGCGCTCTCTGGTCACTGCTCTGGCTTCTACTGGGGAGTCCCTTGCGATGTCTGCTCTAGCGCCAG GCTTTTCTGTGTTAAGAGACAAAATTGGCTGGAGACGTACCATGGCAGTGATCGGAGCTCTGCAAAGCATCATCATCGTCTGTGGTGCGCTGCTCCGGCCAATCATTATTAAACCCAGATTGTCCCAAAGCCAAAACATTGAAACATCTTCCCCAAAGGAGCTGGAAGCACTAAAGACACAAGAGAACATAGACAGTTTGGTTCTGGAGAACTTTGAGACGACTAATGGCGTCCTGTCACTTAAAGACACCTGTACACCAGAGGAGAATACTTCACTGGACAAAGAGACAAAGCTAGAGACGGCTCCAAactctctggaaaaaaataaagaacctGAAACAGAAATACACAACAAAGATGACGAAAAAACAATGGACCAAGGAGAAGAACGCAACTCAGGCTGCACAAAGCAATCTGCTGCAAATTCTAGACTCCTAGACTTCTCCATCCTCAAAGACTGCAGCTTTGTCCTCTACTCTCTCTTTGGACTGTTTGCCACTCTGGGCTTCTTCGCCCCTTCGCTCTACATCATTGAGCTGAGCGTGAGCCGTGGCATGGAGCGAGAGCAAGCCACCTACATGCTCTCCATCATGGCAGTGGCTGAAATCTTTGGACGATTCGTCATCGGGTGGGTCCTGTCCCAAAATGTGTTCAGGACGAGGAAGCTCCAGGTGCTCCTGGTGTGTGTGATCATGATGACAGTGGACTTAGTGGGATTTACACTGGTGACGAACTTTTACACTCTGGCTTTGTGCTGTATTGTGTACGGGTTCTTCATGGGAACCCTGGCATGCACTCACATCCCTATGCTGGCAGAGGACGAGGTGGTGGGCGTGGAGAGGATGTcatcagctgctggtgtttatGTGTTCATCCAGAGCTTTGCTGGACTGGCTGGGCCGCCACTTGGAG GTGTGCTGGTGGATGTAACTAAGAACTATGGAGCGGCGTTCTACTCCTGCGCGGTGGGAATGGGACTGAGTGCTGTGTTCCTGGGATTTGTTAGACCTGCTAAGAAAGGGTTGCCCTGCAGGAGGAGAAGCCCGAAATGCTCTGCAGTTGAACATGAAAGGAACCCTGGCTACAAAGAGGTGAGCGGAGAGGAGAAACCGGACCAAACTCACACCGCACACGACGACTGCTCTGAGATAGAAGACAAGCGGGACGTCAGTCAGGAAGGCGTCAAAGAGGTCACAACTCAATACTGA
- the tepsin gene encoding AP-4 complex accessory subunit tepsin — MAAFMERLSFLQKIPTLMKATADDETPCPGYLFQEIGKICHESSGYGQCLLEYLLERLQVESCHVKLKVLKIFIHLCGHGSKHFLTELRRNSTFIQQASTYSGAPDPVHGTALYQRVRSAAQEVARLLFTDTVSTKDSIAPHTTGPTSVGMGSAGSQRSGLQGFGYSPGTQGTGSDTLLDKIHKAAEVVASAVLPPTEHQGIRLHENHYRAVVAPSAPIEVAVAACAYNLPTHRSKASQRCPGQVGGGWEETDSSNGSSHNSSQDMAANSRASAGSKSAGSRSQSGASRESNGDPSERTEALQLGDCGQEMALISRLTEGSKVFLTREESQHFLKECSTLNCEVVVELLSSKLQDLSYTVKMRALCAIACLMTSDLLALEQTFRATQLRLCQLSEGPPGPVANKATKILRQFEALMGGPQQATRQNAAQSSHQATSNQCHPAAHLESSEATNSADTFSGPNESELSSSIIQPQNLLSSSSSLDETWRCSTLEQLDDLTSNKVESVRTAGDPELIDKESPSLTSKPESAPANQSSLSLFSGMELVTRGYGRGIPHAESNKTDESSSVTQTGLNAECSQNSSMVWIENTEEEPSGCRPVSSAPEPVSVFSFLNS, encoded by the exons ATGGCAGCATTTATGGAACGTTTATCTTTCCTGCAGAAA atcCCCACCTTGATGAAGGCAACTGCAGATGATGAAACTCCTTGTCCTGGCTACCTTTTCCAGGAGATTGGAA AAATCTGCCACGAGTCGTCCGGTTATGGCCAGTGTTTGCTGGAATATCTCCTGGAGAGGCTTCAAGTGGAGTCATGTCACGTCAAACTGAAG GTGCTGAAGATCTTCATCCATCTGTGCGGACACGGTTCAAAGCACTTCCTCACGGAGCTCAGAAGGAACTCCACCTTCATCCAGCAGGCGTCGA CTTACAGCGGCGCTCCAGATCCCGTCCACGGCACGGCGCTGTACCAGAGAGTGAGGAGTGCAGCACAG GAAGTGGCCCGTTTACTTTTTACAGATACAGTTTCCACCAAAGACAGCATTGCTCCTCACACCACAGGCCCAACATCTGTGG gaATGGGGTCAGCAGGCTCCCAAAGGTCGGGGTTGCAGGGATTTGGGTACAGTCCGGGGACGCAGGGGACAG gcagCGACACCCTGCTGGATAAGATCCATAAGGCTGCTGAGGTGGTGGCCAGCGCCGTCCTTCCCCCCACCGAGCACCAGGGCATCCGCCTGCATGAGAACCACTACCGGGCCGTCGTGGCGCCATCCGCACCAATAGAGGTTGCCGTGGCAGCGTGCGCTTATAACCTGCCCACTCACAGATCGAAAG CCAGCCAGCGATGCCCGGGGCAGGTGGGGGGCGGATGGGAAGAGACGGACAGCAGCAACGGCTCCTCTCACAACTCCTCACAGGACATGGCCGCCAACAGCAGAGCTTCTGCTGGCAGCAAGTCAGCTGGCAGCAGGAGCCAATCAGGAGCCAGCAGAGAAAGTAATGGGGACCCCTCTGAACG GACCGAAGCGCTGCAGCTGGGGGACTGTGGTCAGGAGATGGCTCTGATCAGCAGACTGACTGAAGGATCCAAAGTTTTCCTGACCAGAGAGGAGAGTCAACACTTCCTGAAAGA GTGTTCTACTCTTAATTGTGAAGTTGTGGTGGAGTTGCTCTCAAGCAAGCTTCAAGATCTATCATACACAGttaagatg CGGGCTCTGTGTGCTATCGCCTGCCTCATGACCTCCGACCTTCTTGCTCTGGAGCAAACATTCAGAGCGACTCAGCTCAGACTCTGCCAGCTCAGTGAGGGCCCTCCAGGACCGGTGGCCAACAAGGCTACCAAG ATCCTGCGACAGTTTGAGGCTCTGATGGGCGGACCACAACAAGCCACCAGACAAAACGCGGCGCAAAGCAGCCATCAGGCAACGTCTAATCAGTGTCACCCCGCTGCACACTTGGAGAGCTCAGAAGCAACAAACTCAGCCGACACCTTTTCTGGACCTAATGAGTCTGAGCTCTCGTCCAGCATCATCCAACCGCAAAATCTCCTGTCTTCGTCTTCCAGTCTGGATGAGACTTGGAGATGCTCGACGTTGGAGCAACTGGACGATCTGACCAGCAATAAGGTCGAGTCAGTCAGGACTGCTGGAGACCCAGAACTTATTGACAAAGAAAGTCCCTCTCTTACCTCTAAACCCGAGAGTGCGccggccaatcagagcagcCTGAGTCTGTTTAGTGGGATGGAGCTGGTGACCAGGGGGTACGGACGAGGCATCCCGCACGCAGAGTCCAACAAGACAGACGAGAGTTCGAGCGTGACTCAAACTGGACTTAACGCTGAATGTTCACAGAACTCCTCCATGGTTTGGATTGAAAACACAGAGGAGGAACCTTCAGGCTGCAGGCCTGTCTCATCGGCTCCAGAACCAGTATCCGTTTTCTCCTTTCTCAACTCTTGA
- the ndufaf8 gene encoding NADH dehydrogenase [ubiquinone] 1 alpha subcomplex assembly factor 8, translated as MSGSNVWSRSRERLRRFPELLAQCADEAAVYGKCVAATTTGKQELKKDVCAKEFEALKTCFTNAAKKKTR; from the exons ATGTCGGGGTCAAATGTATGGAGTCGTAGCCGAGAGAGATTGAGACGGTTCCCTGAGCTGTTGGCTCAGTGTGCAGATGAG GCAGCCGTTTATGGAAAGTGTGTTGCTGCGACAACAACTGGCAAACAGGAGCTGAAGAAGGATGTGTGTGCTAAAGAGTTTGAGGCACTAAAGACCTGTTTTACAAATGCA GCCAAGAAGAAAACCAGATGA